Within the Deltaproteobacteria bacterium genome, the region GTTCTGCTCGCAATAATTTCGGCATGCTTTGGATTGCCGACGATGACAACATCATAACCTTCAGCCTCGAAGGTTGCGATTTTTCCATAAACCCATTTCAACAAAACAGGACAGGTGGCGTCGTGATACTGAATGCCTTTTTCAAGCAGAGATTCTTTGAGTTCTTTGGGATAACCGTGTGCGGTGATGATGACTTCTTTGATTCCTTTGTTCTGGATTTTTTCAAGATCCGTGTAGCGTTCCAAAACGGGAATGCCCTGATTAGCCAAGTCTCCCACAATTTTCGGATTGTGAACGAGCGGACCCAAAATGGGTTTGCGTTTGTCTTCAGCAATATCAATGGCGCCTTGCACGCCGAAGCAAGTGCCAGCGGAGTGGGCGAGAATGACTTCTAAAGTTGTTTCTGCAGAAGACATTTGTAGAAATCCTTCAATGAAATAATACCGACGATTTTGCGACCGTCCACCACGGGAAGATGGCGGAATTTTTCGCGGAACATGACTTCAACCAAATCCATGGCGTTGTCAGACGCTTGAGCCACCATGACTTTGGGGGTCATCACTTGTTCGATTTTTGTTTTGGCGGGATCCAGTTTTTTGGCGATGACTCTTCTTAATAAATCGCGTTCGGTAAAAATTCCCAGCAAATCCTGAATGGGGCTTAAGACCGCCAACGCGCCGATGTTGT harbors:
- a CDS encoding CBS domain-containing protein; the protein is MQNSLEKVTAKEIMTHELLSVEPTILVQDAVQLMDEHNIGALAVLSPIQDLLGIFTERDLLRRVIAKKLDPAKTKIEQVMTPKVMVAQASDNAMDLVEVMFREKFRHLPVVDGRKIVGIISLKDFYKCLLQKQL